One window of Catharus ustulatus isolate bCatUst1 chromosome 3, bCatUst1.pri.v2, whole genome shotgun sequence genomic DNA carries:
- the NUP43 gene encoding nucleoporin Nup43: MEDVSAKFVSQKISRTRWRPLPAAALQPPDLFATGSWDNEDNRVSIWSAGDLGNAGLNGEYHGEPHLLCDIQHNGDVMDMQFLDQERIVVASSTGTVTIFRHHQNNQTLSANHRWEKAHYHVDQDTSCGGAACTGVVCNNPEIVTVGEDGRINLFRADQRDAVRTIDNADSSTLHAVTFLRTTEILTVNSIGQLKIWDLRQQRNEPSQIFSLAGDRVPLHCVDRHPNQQHIVATGGQDGMLSIWDIRQGTMPVSLLNAHEAEMWEVHFHPSDPDHLFTCSEDGSLWHWDTSTNVSEKPSFLHQGGRSTAYLSHSTINQSVVSAWLSNDPTKDRMEITNLIPNQTLSVNSLDVLGPCLVYGTDAEAIYVNRQLFA; the protein is encoded by the exons aTGGAGGACGTGAGCGCCAAGTTCGTGTCGCAGAAGATCAGCCGGACGCGCTGGCGGCCCCTGCCCGCCGCTGCGCTCCAGCCCCCCGACCTCTTCGCCACCGGCTCCTGGGACAACGAG GATAACAGGGTCTCCATTTGGTCTGCTGGCGACCTTGGAAATGCGGGCCTCAATGGTGAATATCATGGAGAACCTCATCTGCTGTGTGACATCCAGCACAACGGTGATGTTATGGATATGCAG TTTTTGGATCAAGAGAGAATTGTGGTTGCCTCATCAACAGGAACTGTAACTATATTCCGTCATCATCAAAATAACCAG ACATTATCTGCCAACCACCGGTGGGAGAAAGCCCATTATCATGTGGATCAAGACACATCTTGTGGAGGAGCAGCCTGTACTGGAGTCGTCTGCAACAACCCAGAAATTGTCACTGTTGGAGAAGATGGTAGAATAAATCTCTTTAGAGCTGACCAAAGGGATGCAGTAAGAACTATAG ACAATGCAGACAGCAGTACACTCCATGCAGTGACTTTCCTTCGAACAACTGAGATCTTGACAGTAAATTCAATTGGACAGTTAAAAATATGGGACCTCAGACAGCAGAGAAATGAGCcatctcaaatattttcttt gGCAGGTGACAGAGTTCCACTGCACTGCGTGGATAGGCATCCCAATCAGCAGCATATTGTGGCCACGGGGGGCCAGGATGGAATGCTGAGTATATGGGACATCAGGCAGGGTACTATGCCAGTGTCCCTGCTAAATGCTCATGAAGCAGAAA TGTGGGAAGTTCACTTCCATCCCTCTGACCCTGATCATTTATTTACGTGTTCTGAAGATGGATCTCTTTGGCACTGGGATACTTCCACAAACGTATCTGAAAAACCATCTTTTCTTCATCAAG gAGGAAGAAGCACTGCCTATCTTTCCCACAGTACCATTAACCAGTCTGTAGTAAGTGCCTGGCTAAGCAATGATCCGACCAAAGACCGCATGGAAATCACCAACCTGATTCCAAATCAGACTTTGTCTGTGAATAGTTTAGATGTTCTAGGACCATGCCTGGTATATGGTACTGATGCAGAGGCTATTTATGTGAACAGACAACTTTTTGCTTGA